A stretch of the Halomonas sp. BDJS001 genome encodes the following:
- a CDS encoding LAGLIDADG family homing endonuclease has protein sequence MSTAAKAMKTSNDVPMQAPSREIWDAKYRLKDRHSQPVDQDVGATFERVARALAAVEGDKAEEWLPKFRWALENGAIPAGRILSNAGAESYKPAVSLINCTVSRTIRDSMRDILDSVVDAGMTLKSGAGIGYDFSTLRHKGAFVFGAGAGTNGPLAFMDIYDKMCFTVASAGGRRGAQMGTFDVGHPDVREFIQAKRESGRLRQFNLSLLITDEFMEAVKNNTDWPLAFPLHPGEKEDVKAEDLVYRDWPVVEEGYTVDAEGRVACRIVEVIKARELWDTIMSSTYDYAEPGFILIDQVNRMNNNWFCEDIRATNPCVTADTWIHTSEGPRQVSQLIGQPFTAIIDGQAYQSGSDGFFLTAQKPVIRLQTAEGYALKLTSDHRVRRVSAFTRYRTETEWCAAGDLQVGDRVLLNDHRDAPEWGGRLNEAQGYLLGLLVGDGTLKADKAVLSVWPQAAVANGSDNFFGKAVSSIMALAEEAAKSLPHRADFAGWQKVSGRNEYRLSTAALRNLAIEMGMQPGNKAITPELEQASSEGYVGFLRGFFDADGSVQGTQEKGVSVRLAQSDLARLEAVQRMLQRLGVIATLYQDRRSAVKRHLPDGKGGHRSYNTLPQHELMISGDNLRRFADLIGFGDHDKQSKLEKLLGSYQRELNRERFVARVVGHKEVGVEEVYDVQIPGINTFDANGFHAHNCGEQPLPPEGACLLGSVNLTKFVIDPFGNEPRFDWERYCKVVAIFTRMLDNVVEIAGLPLPQQQREIEAKRRHGMGFLGLGSTLTMLKIPYGSKQSLVFTDEVSRHLAIEGWKQALELSLEKGMAPVLEQEHTITPKMLRERPQLAKDGYEVGDQVPGRILHARYSQYMAQVAELEPELVAQLAEHGARFTHHSSIAPTGTISLSMGNNASNGIEPSFSHRYFRNIIQSGKKTKEQVEVVSFELAAYRHFIASDAVDSDLPDYFVTADAISPEQHVAVQAAAQHWVDSAISKTVNVPTEFPFEQFQDLYLQAYESRLKGCTTFRFNPEAFQGVLVREDDLKNTTYVFELENGETLELAGDEKVVYDGEEHNAANLFDGLKEGTYGKW, from the coding sequence ATGAGCACCGCTGCCAAGGCTATGAAGACCTCTAACGATGTTCCCATGCAGGCCCCCTCGCGGGAGATCTGGGACGCCAAATACCGTCTTAAGGATCGTCATAGCCAACCCGTCGACCAGGACGTCGGTGCTACGTTTGAACGGGTTGCGCGTGCGCTGGCAGCGGTTGAAGGCGATAAAGCGGAAGAGTGGTTGCCCAAATTTCGTTGGGCGCTGGAAAATGGTGCCATTCCTGCCGGTCGTATTCTTTCCAATGCGGGGGCTGAGTCCTATAAGCCTGCGGTGAGCCTGATTAACTGCACCGTCTCCCGCACCATCCGCGACTCCATGCGCGATATTCTAGACTCGGTGGTTGATGCGGGGATGACGCTGAAATCCGGCGCAGGCATCGGCTACGACTTCTCGACGCTGCGCCACAAAGGCGCGTTCGTCTTCGGCGCTGGCGCGGGCACTAACGGCCCACTGGCGTTTATGGATATCTACGACAAGATGTGTTTCACCGTCGCCTCTGCCGGTGGCCGCCGTGGCGCCCAGATGGGCACCTTTGATGTGGGCCACCCGGATGTGCGCGAGTTTATACAGGCTAAGCGCGAGTCGGGGCGCCTACGCCAGTTCAACCTTAGCCTGCTGATCACCGATGAGTTTATGGAAGCGGTCAAGAACAATACCGACTGGCCGCTGGCTTTTCCGCTGCACCCCGGTGAGAAAGAGGACGTTAAAGCGGAAGACCTGGTCTACCGAGACTGGCCGGTGGTTGAAGAAGGCTACACGGTAGACGCTGAGGGCCGAGTTGCCTGTCGCATAGTGGAAGTGATTAAAGCGCGGGAGTTGTGGGACACCATTATGTCCTCCACCTACGACTACGCCGAGCCGGGCTTTATCCTGATCGACCAGGTCAACCGCATGAACAATAACTGGTTCTGCGAAGATATTCGTGCCACCAACCCCTGTGTGACAGCGGATACTTGGATTCATACGTCGGAGGGGCCGCGTCAGGTTTCGCAGCTTATTGGCCAGCCTTTTACGGCAATCATTGATGGCCAAGCTTATCAAAGTGGCTCTGATGGCTTCTTTTTAACAGCTCAAAAACCTGTGATTCGTCTGCAAACGGCTGAAGGTTATGCGCTCAAGTTGACCAGTGACCATCGGGTGCGTCGTGTGTCAGCCTTTACTAGATATCGCACAGAAACCGAGTGGTGTGCCGCAGGCGATCTGCAGGTTGGTGATCGCGTGCTACTCAATGATCATCGCGATGCTCCCGAGTGGGGGGGCAGGCTTAATGAAGCACAAGGGTATCTGTTGGGGCTGCTCGTCGGTGATGGCACGCTCAAAGCTGACAAAGCGGTTTTATCTGTGTGGCCGCAAGCAGCGGTTGCTAACGGTAGCGACAACTTTTTCGGGAAGGCTGTCAGTTCCATAATGGCGCTAGCAGAAGAGGCTGCAAAAAGCCTTCCTCATCGTGCGGATTTCGCAGGTTGGCAGAAGGTAAGTGGCCGTAACGAATACCGTCTTTCAACCGCGGCACTACGAAATCTGGCGATAGAAATGGGCATGCAGCCCGGCAATAAGGCGATTACACCTGAGCTGGAACAGGCGTCGTCGGAAGGTTATGTGGGCTTTTTGCGTGGCTTTTTTGATGCAGATGGATCGGTTCAAGGTACTCAAGAAAAAGGTGTGAGTGTTCGCTTGGCTCAGTCCGATCTTGCTCGCCTTGAAGCTGTTCAGCGGATGCTGCAGCGCTTGGGCGTTATCGCCACTCTATATCAAGACAGGCGTAGTGCAGTGAAGCGACATCTTCCTGATGGTAAGGGGGGTCATCGTTCATATAACACCTTGCCTCAACATGAATTAATGATAAGCGGTGATAACCTCCGGCGCTTTGCAGACCTTATTGGTTTTGGCGATCATGATAAGCAGAGTAAGTTGGAAAAATTGCTAGGTAGTTATCAACGTGAGTTGAATCGCGAGCGCTTTGTGGCTCGGGTGGTGGGGCATAAAGAAGTAGGCGTTGAAGAGGTTTACGATGTCCAGATACCTGGAATCAATACATTCGATGCTAATGGCTTTCATGCGCACAATTGTGGCGAACAGCCGTTACCGCCGGAAGGCGCCTGCCTGCTAGGCTCAGTCAATCTGACCAAGTTCGTGATTGACCCCTTTGGCAATGAGCCGCGCTTCGACTGGGAGCGCTACTGCAAAGTGGTGGCGATCTTTACCCGTATGCTCGACAACGTGGTCGAGATTGCTGGCCTGCCGTTGCCCCAGCAGCAACGTGAAATCGAAGCCAAGCGCCGCCACGGTATGGGCTTTTTAGGCTTGGGTTCAACGCTCACCATGCTCAAAATCCCTTACGGTTCCAAGCAGTCGCTGGTATTCACCGATGAGGTGAGTCGCCATTTAGCCATTGAGGGCTGGAAGCAGGCGCTGGAACTGTCGTTAGAGAAAGGCATGGCGCCAGTGCTTGAGCAGGAGCACACCATTACTCCCAAAATGTTGCGCGAGCGGCCTCAGCTGGCCAAAGATGGCTATGAAGTAGGCGATCAGGTGCCGGGACGTATCCTGCACGCCCGTTATAGTCAGTACATGGCTCAAGTGGCCGAGCTTGAGCCGGAGCTGGTGGCCCAGCTGGCCGAGCACGGTGCGCGGTTTACCCATCACAGCTCAATCGCGCCGACCGGTACGATCAGCCTTTCCATGGGTAACAACGCCTCCAACGGTATCGAGCCTTCGTTCTCACACCGCTATTTCCGCAATATTATCCAGTCGGGTAAAAAGACCAAAGAGCAGGTCGAGGTGGTGTCGTTTGAGCTGGCCGCTTACCGTCACTTTATCGCCTCTGACGCAGTGGACAGCGATCTGCCGGACTACTTTGTTACCGCCGATGCCATTTCGCCCGAGCAGCACGTCGCCGTTCAGGCTGCCGCCCAGCACTGGGTCGATTCGGCGATCTCGAAAACGGTTAACGTGCCCACCGAGTTCCCCTTCGAACAGTTCCAGGATCTCTACTTGCAGGCCTATGAAAGCCGCTTGAAGGGCTGCACGACCTTCCGCTTTAACCCGGAAGCCTTCCAGGGCGTTCTGGTGCGCGAAGATGATCTTAAGAACACCACCTACGTATTTGAGCTAGAAAATGGTGAAACCCTGGAGCTGGCCGGGGATGAGAAGGTGGTTTACGACGGCGAAGAGCATAATGCGGCCAATCTGTTCGATGGTTTGAAAGAAGGCACCTACGGCAAATGGTGA